One region of Solanum pennellii chromosome 6, SPENNV200 genomic DNA includes:
- the LOC107021872 gene encoding F-box/FBD/LRR-repeat protein At1g13570-like: MTDSNQSVLSKLPNNVIDEILIRLPFRDAVCTSILSKEWRKHWCRLPQLTLDSDFWKSKKDLTGDKRATSNFTMTIHNIITRHSGPLTKFTLCIQYWEIYPPIDNLLYFLSRNRIQHLVLKLPRQFKLPPSFFTCLHLRHLFLQNCLLLPPPDFKGFDRLIRLELHEVTISSKLLESLISNCLLLEQLVLRISDTLSDIIEINAPMLKSCDFTGDMTTICLKCVPRLTELSLRYYRKDWKEFDVANFLTSNFFESCSDHLEHLHLDYGVIAKGQEIPKKLPFDLLCVKHLCMCIYLDRDEILCPLSLIRSFPFLQYLEIQMEHNFKKNMPALECLEMEAFPDVIFEHLREVTLIEANASIREMQLIKLLLAMSTALVKMVISPHRFLGKSTIVKTLTKLAEFECAPKAEIFLKLV; this comes from the exons GGTGTAGACTTCCACAGCTTACGCTTGACTCCGACTTTTGGAAATCTAAAAAGGACCTTACAGGTGATAAAAGAGCTACCAGTAACTTTACAATGACTATCCACAACATTATCACCCGTCATTCAGGACCACTTACAAAGTTTACCCTTTGCATTCAGTATTGGGAAATCTACCCTCCTATTGACAACTTATTATATTTCCTCTCTCGAAACAGAATCCAACACCTTGTTCTTAAACTTCCGAGACAATTCAAATTGCCACCTTCATTTTTCACATGTTTGCATTTGAGGCATCTGTTTCTCCAAAACTGTTTATTACTTCCTCCACCAGACTTCAAAGGATTTGATAGGTTAATTAGACTAGAACTACATGAGGTTACCATTTCTTCCAAGTTGCTTGAAAGTTTGATTTCTAATTGCTTGTTGCTTGAGCAATTGGTGCTAAGGATCTCAGATACGTTAAGCGACATCATTGAAATTAATGCTCCCATGCTGAAATCTTGTGACTTCACCGGCGATATGACAACTATCTGCTTAAAATGTGTCCCTCGTTTGACAGAACTTTCTCTGAGGTATTATCGTAAGGACTGGAAAGAATTTGATGTTGCAAATTTTTTAACATCAAACTTTTTTGAGTCATGTTCTGATCATCTCGAGCATCTTCACTTGGATTATGGG GTCATTGCTAAAGGCCAAGAAATACCGAAAAAGCTTCCCTTTGATCTGTTGTGTGTCAAACATCTTTGCATGTGTATTTATCTTGACAGGGATGAGATTCTGTGTCCTCTTTCCTTGATAAGAAGCTTCCCATTTTTACAATATCTAGAAATTCAG ATGGAGCATAATTTTAAGAAGAATATGCCGGCTCTAGAATGTCTTGAAATGGAAGCTTTTCCAGATGTGATATTCGAACATCTAAGGGAAGTGACGCTAATAGAAGCTAATGCGAGTATACGGGAGATGCAACTTATCAAGCTTCTGTTAGCCATGTCTACGGCGCTAGTGAAAATGGTAATCAGTCCTCACAGGTTTTTGGGAAAATCTACTATAGTCAAAACACTTACTAAGCTAGCAGAATTTGAGTGTGCACCTAAAGCAGAAATTTTCCTTAAACTAGTATAA